Below is a window of Bacillota bacterium DNA.
AGTGGCGTGCGTGCAGTTCGCCGCGAGGCGGCGCGAATCTCTTGACGAATTCACGGACCGCGTAGGCGCCCTCGTTGCGCGTGCCGCGCATCTTGGGGCGGACATGGTGGTCTTCCCCGCCCACACAGGCCTGGCTTATCTTGCGGCGGCCCATCCGAAGGCAAACCTCTTTCTGGGCCCGGGCTTCGGCGCCGCGGTCGTGAGGTTATTCGCATCCTCACGAGACAGCGGCCCCGAGGCTGATTTCCTCCGGGTCTTCTCGAGGCTCGCCTCTCACCACCACGTGTTCCTGGCCCCCGGCACCTTCCCGGTGCCCGCGACCGGCGGTGTTCGGAATGTGGCCCACCTTCTGTCGGATCAGGGAGTCCTCATCGGCGTTCAGGCGCAGACTCACCTCTCCCGAGACGAGCGGGCTAGCGGGTTCGTAAGGTCCGAGGACCTCGAGGTGTTCGAGACCCCCATCGGGACGGTGGGCTTTGCAATCTGTGAAGACGCCTGGTACCCGGAGGTCGCGCGGATTCTGGCGCTCCTGGGGGCAAAGGTACTGCTTGCGCCGGTTGCCGTCCCCGCGCCTTACACCGAGTGGCATCAGGTGCGCGGCATGTGGCAAAACGTCCAGCAGAACCAGGTTTTCGGAGTAGAGGCGTGTCTCGTGGGCCTCGCGGGCGGCGTGGAGTTCGAGGGCAGGTCCGCCGTCTACGCGACGTGCGAGATGACCGAGGAAGACACGGGCGTGCTGGCCCGAGCGACTCGGACAACCGCCGAGAGCGTCATCGTCGCGGACCTCTCGTTTGCATCGATGAGGGACGCCATCGAGCTCTTCCCGGTTTTCCGTCATTTCAACGTGGACTTCTACCGCACCTGGCTCCCGCGACTTTACCGGGCGACGCCTTGCGGTGTCCCACGCTCCGCGCGCTCCGACGAGGAGCCGTCCAGCGGGCTGTTGGCCGGGGCAAGACACGGGCGGCACGCGGAACAGGCGCGGCTCAGCGGTAACGCCGGGTGCCGCTCGCGTCGAGCGGCGGCCGCGGCCGAGCGCCTCGGAGCGATCGACTCGGTACGCGTCTTGGCGCTCAGGGCGTTCCTGCGATGGGCGTCCCGTCCGTCGGTGGTCCGCGGCTACCTATCGAAGAAGCGCATCGCGTCGACGGGGTCGGGCGCGGGGCTCTCATCCGCTCGCGGAGGGAGCGATTCGCGGGGGGCAGCGCCCGGCACGGAGCGCGTCCCCAAAGTCTCCAAGGTCCGTGTCGCCGCTGTACAGATGCGCCTAGAACTCACCAGGGATGCAAAGGCTTACGCGGAGAAGATATACGGGCTCACGAAGGAGGCCGTGGATCAGGGTGCCGAGCTCGTGGTGTTCCCGGAGGGCTCGGGGGCACCGCTCCTCGGCCTCGTGCCGGGCGTGGAGAAGCTTGCATCGAAAGGGCTGGCCGCGGCGGCGGTCGAGACGGCCGGAACCGACGTGCTAGTCGCAGAGCTCTTCCGGGTCATCTCCCCTGCGGTGAAGCGGATTTACGAGACGACCTTCTCCACACTCGCCAGGGACTTTCAGGTGTACATCATCACGGGAAGCGCGTTCCTGGAAGACGACGACGGCAAAATGCGCATCATCGGTTACCTTTTCGGCCCGGCCGGGGAACTCATCGCACGCCAACGAAAGCTGCACCTCGTGCCAATGGAGGCTGCATGGGGGTTCGAGCCAGGCTCCGACCTGGAGGTGCTCGACACCCCGCTCGGGCGGCTCGCCTTTCCTATATGCATGGACGCCACATACTTCGAGACCTTCCGGATAGCCAGACAGCGAGGCGTGGATATCGTGGCCGTCCCGTCCGCCAACAACGAGGAATTCCTGTTCTGGCGCGTCATGCGCGGAATCTGGCCGAGGGTTCAGGAAAGCCAGGTGCTCGGGGTATCGGCCGCCGCGGTCGGGAACATCCTGGGAATGCCCTTCACCGGGATGAGCGGGCTGCTGGCGCCCCTGGAGATGACTTCTTCCGGAGACGGGTGGCTCGCGCGCGCATCTTCGTCAGAAGATGAGGAGGTAGTGGTCGGAGACTTGGACCTGGACGCGCTGCGCCGCTTCCGAGACGAGAACGCCCTGGACTTCAACGTCCCGCTGTACGAGAAACATCTGCCGGACGCTTACGATCGCGTTCGCCTCACCGCGACATGACACGGAAGCATGACACGGTAGCGAGGGAGGTTCGGATGCGTTGCGCCGTGTCAGAACAAGGCCGGTAGACCCTTCTGCACCTTGGGCGCGACGCCCAGATGCCGGAAGGCGTGCTCCGTGGCGCGCCGCCCGCTCGCCGTGCGGACCACGAACCCTATCTTCAGAAGAAACGGCTCCACCATGTCGACGAGGGTGTCCTGCTCCTCGTTGAGCGTGGCGGCGAGGGCCTCGATGCCGACCGGGCCGCCTCCGTAGAACTCTATGATGGCCTTGAGGTATTTTCTGTCGAGGTTATCGAGCCCCGCGTCGTCTATGCCCTCCATCGCCAAGGATGCCGCAACCACGTCTCCTGTGATGATCCCTTCCGCCTTGACCTGGGCGTAATCGCGCACTCTCTTGAGGAGCCTGTTCGCGATCCTGGGAGTGCCGCGCGACCGACGCGCTATCTCCGCCCTCGCCTCGTCCTCCACGGAAACCTTCAGTATGGACGCGGACCTGAAGAGGATCTCGGCAAGTTCCTCCGGGGGATAGAAGTCCAGGTGGTGGAATATGCCGAACCGCTCGCGGAGAGGCGCTGAGAGAAGCCCGGCCCGCGTGGTCGCGCCTACGAGCGTGAAATGTTTGAGAGGAACCTTGATGGTCTTCGCAAAGGCCCCCTTGTCTACGACGAAGTCTATCTGGAAGTCTTCCATGGCGGAGTAAATGAACTCCTCGACGACCTTCGGCAGCCTGTGGATTTCATCGATGAAGAGCACGTCTCCGTCCTCGAGGTTCGTGAGGATACCCATGAGGTCACCGGGTCGCTCCACGGCTGGCCCCGACGTGGATATTATGTTCGACTTCATCTCGTTCGCGATTATGTGCGCGAGAGTGGTCTTGCCGAGGCCGGGAGGACCGTAGAGGAGAACGTGGTCCAAGGCCTCCTTACGCTTCCTCGCCGCCTCCACGGCTATGGCGAGGTTCGCCACCACCTGTTTCTGCCCCGTGAACTCTGCGAGCACCGACGGGCGAAGGCTTCGCTGGAAGGTCTCTTCCTCCCGCTGTTCCTCTGCGCTGACTAACCTCACTCGGGTCATCGTCTCGCCCCCATACATGAGTCCGCGCTTCGACCTCGCGGCAACGCGGTCGCTGCCGTCGCTTTAGCCTTCGCTGTCGCCGCGACTCCTGCTAACGGCGTTGGCCCCGCCTCTCATTCCGCTCCGGCCGCCACTACGACCGCTTCGCCTGGAGCCGATACCGCCGGATCCGCCGCCACCGGAGATGCCGTCACCGGAACTGCCATCACTGGAGCTGCCGCTTGGGGAACTGCCGCTTGC
It encodes the following:
- the ruvB gene encoding Holliday junction branch migration DNA helicase RuvB — protein: MTRVRLVSAEEQREEETFQRSLRPSVLAEFTGQKQVVANLAIAVEAARKRKEALDHVLLYGPPGLGKTTLAHIIANEMKSNIISTSGPAVERPGDLMGILTNLEDGDVLFIDEIHRLPKVVEEFIYSAMEDFQIDFVVDKGAFAKTIKVPLKHFTLVGATTRAGLLSAPLRERFGIFHHLDFYPPEELAEILFRSASILKVSVEDEARAEIARRSRGTPRIANRLLKRVRDYAQVKAEGIITGDVVAASLAMEGIDDAGLDNLDRKYLKAIIEFYGGGPVGIEALAATLNEEQDTLVDMVEPFLLKIGFVVRTASGRRATEHAFRHLGVAPKVQKGLPALF